A segment of the Melioribacteraceae bacterium 4301-Me genome:
GTAGTGGGGGTCTCGAAATTAAAACCGGGTCAGTTCCTAATTTTTTTGATAGAAAAACTTTGTATTGATAGTCTGAAAGAGAAGGATGTACCACGTGAGAATAAACATCTCTTTTATAGTCGAATGTTTTTTTGAGCGAATCCCTTCTTTTAAATTCAATTTCCTCTTGCAGCTTTGCAGTATCTATAAGAAACACAACCGGCATCTTCTTTTTTTCGGAAAGTTGATAAGCAGCAACAACTTGTTCATAGATAGATTGCAACTTAGGCACTATGAAGGGTATTTGCAGACCTTCTAATATTGTGGAAGTTTCTAATATATTATCTGAGTGTTGACCTGTTGCATCATCAAAAACAAAAGTAACAAAACCAGCATTAATGGAAGTATATAATGAATCAGTTACACTATTAGCTGCTTTCATTAATCCTTGGGATTTTATAAGCGTTGCTGATCTTTTACCTAAAATACTTGCAGCATGCGAAATTGAATATGCTAATTCTTCATGAAAAGAAATTTTGTTGTTTTTTTGAGATATTTCATTGAAAGCCTGAAATGTGCCCCACGCGCCATAACCCGGCACATTAGTTATTACTTCAATACCAAGGTCAGTTAAAGCATAAGCAATTGTTTGGTGAACTGGAGCTTTCATTTTTTATACATTTTAATTAACAAAAGTAATCATAATTTCTAAAAATTTGTGAACTGACCAAAATAATTTTTTATTGCAAAGAACGGTCAATATTTTGTTGTTCCAAGTAGTTTTTTTTGCTGGTTAGAACTTAATTTAGAAAATTAAACCCAAAAAATTCATTTTAATGAATTTCGGTACTCAAGCCATTGTTTGTTAATAACTTACGTAGGGGGTAACTTCGACATGCTGTGGAGGTTTTATGCGAATACACCACTTCGTGGATGGATTCCCATTTCAGTAATAGGAGATTTGGGTTAAAAGTAATATTCTCCCTCCAGGTAAATTGAGTTTGGATAATACCAGTATTCCGTATTATCTGAACCGTAGATTATTTGTAATCCGAGGTTGAGATAAAAATTTTCCGTTAGGGGATAATTTCCGCTGCCGCCGATAAAACCACTGCCGTCGTTTAAATTAATATTGTTAGATAAACTAACCGACAATAGCGGGCTTAATTGATAGCTCAGCATAGTATAAACATAGTTTTGACTTAGATTAATAATTTCGCCTTTTATAAGTCTTGCAAATTCATATTTGAGTTTATCTTTTTTACCTTCACCGTTAAAATGATATTCTATCATTCCATAAAGTTTTGGTGTGAACTGCTGATCAGCACCAAGTATAAATTTTACGAAATTATTGCTGAAATCATTTTTATCTATTGAAATTATTCCCTCACCACGGAAGCCAGCTTTGCCGAGATTGCCTGCAAAATCCATCCCTGCAACAATTCTTTGGTCAAAATAGCCACCCATTACTGAAACATCGTATTCGTCAAAATTTGTTCTGAAGCGGAACGCATAATTACTTTTGTTTAATTTTTCCTGTGGATTGAATACTATATTCAAATCGGTAAAAT
Coding sequences within it:
- a CDS encoding thiamine pyrophosphate-dependent enzyme, with the translated sequence MKAPVHQTIAYALTDLGIEVITNVPGYGAWGTFQAFNEISQKNNKISFHEELAYSISHAASILGKRSATLIKSQGLMKAANSVTDSLYTSINAGFVTFVFDDATGQHSDNILETSTILEGLQIPFIVPKLQSIYEQVVAAYQLSEKKKMPVVFLIDTAKLQEEIEFKRRDSLKKTFDYKRDVYSHVVHPSLSDYQYKVFLSKKLGTDPVLISRPPLPLVPENLTPALRSTAEKYLPFFEVFKDVKKDFTTGDTSSSSAFALPPFNCIDLVTYMGGSIPLAIGAYLAGCRNVWALTGDFGFISAGHLGLIEALNREIPLKVVIFYNKQAAATGGQVIHKKIIMRILAGYEKYIVHLQNPNNPFEVSEILNEVNNSNELKIVLADYPES